ATTTGATAAAAGGTCCCATTTTACCCAAATAAATTATTTGTTTGTTACTTTCTTTGATAAAAACACATACTTCAATCATATTAACAAGTATATTACTTTAAGCTTTGCATTGTTATTACTATTATTTATGGTATTTTCAAAACTTTTGTTATAAGTTTTCTTGGAAGCATTATTTGTCGAGGGGTTCGACCGTGATTACGGTAATTGGAAATATAAAAGAGATGGGagacaagaattttttttacaaattcgGAGCCCTTATCTGATAGGTAATAACTCTACTCCTATTGACCGAAACTGGTGCTGCTTTTATATATCAGTATCACACGAGTATAATATTTGGGATGACCTAATCTAGTATTTATCCTCGAATATGAACTCGGCAAGATTGAAGGTAGCGGTAGATCCCTCATATCGGTTTGCATTAGGAGTTCCCTTAAATATCATTCGTTTTAAaacactttttaaaaaaaaataaaagaaaactagTGCCTTTGGGCTGAGATAACGGCCCAAAAGCCCGCAAAATACCCAGCCTGCTTCTCTCCCCTTCCCATTctagcctcgccgccgccgccgcctcgtccctcccctagacggcggcgacggcgacctcgccgccgtcggaatCGCTCGCATTCCGTACACCATCGCCGGGGCACCAGATGGGTGAGGATTCCGTGGCTCGACACCGCCCCCACTCCTGCTCTCCGGaaacctcaccgccgccgccgccgcgatcgcCTGCTGATGACGACGATCTCCTCTCCgagatcctcctccgcctcccaccGCAGCCGTCGTCCCTCCTCCGCGCCTCCCTCGTCTGCAAGCGctggcgccgcctcgtcgccggcccggtcttcctccgccgcttccgCGCCCACCACCACCGGAGCCCCCCGCTGCTCGGCTTCTTCATCGACGACTACGGCGACGCCCTGTTCACTCCCACGCTTGATCCACCCAACCGCATCACCGCCGAGCGCCTCTCTCTCAGGCAGGGCCCCGGCGAGCGGTTGTCCTTCCTCGGCTGCCGCCAcgccctcgccctcctcctcaaCCGGCCGCGGCTCGAGGCCCTCGTGTGGGACCCcgtcaccggccgccgccgcgccgtggcgTTCCCACCGGAATTCGCCATCAACCAAGGTGATTTCGTCCGCGGCGGCCGATGATGGCCATGTCCATGTGCACGGCAATTGCCCCTTCAAGCTGGCATTGGTGTTCATTGACAATGGACGAACACAAATTTCTGTCTGTCTCTACGATTCGGAGTCCGGTACATGGGGCGATATCGCCTCAACAACATTGGTTACACAATGGACTTCTTCAGTGGGTACTAGCACCATGGTTGGGAATGTTCTTTGCTGGTTGATTCATCGCCCTATTTGCATCCTTGAGTTCAATTTGGACAAGCAGATCCTGTCTGTAATCGGAGGGCTGGCGCATGTTCCGGATAATAGCCGCCCTTCGAGCAGCTTCATATTCCCGATGGAAGATAGCAAGCTTGGGATTGGGATTTTGAGTGGACAGCGCATCCGGTTGTGGGAGAGGATGGCCAATTCTGAATGGTTGCTGCGGAGAGCAATGCAGTTTTTGTGCTGACGGCTATTGGCGTGTTTATGATTCAGCTCGATTCGCTGCAGTTCAGGAATCTTTTTGAAAGCAATTTCGTCACTTCATTCTATCCCTACACGAGCTTCTATACTGCAGGTAATTGCTTGTCTGTAAACCAGTACATTTCAGAACCAACAGAATCAAATTATGTTTTGTATCGATGCTACAATATCAGATGAGGTGATATGCCTATCTAACACCACACCTATCTATTGGGGCTTGGGGCGGGGCGACATTATACACAAAATCTAACCTTATATGGCAATATGGTTGCTAATAATTAGTGGGAAGAAACAGACCTGTACTGCAGCGGAGGGAAGAGAGGTGGGGGCAttagggaggggaggaaggcAATCCTGGATGCAGCACATATCTATGCTTTTGCCTGGTGCCATGATTAGCATTTCTGAACATGGCAGAGGGTCCAGGAGAAGCATCCACAACAGCAGAAGGGAGACAAAAGCTAGAAGAAAACGAGGGTCGGGGTGGAGTAGGGACGGAAACCTAGAGGTGTGGAGGAGGCGGGAAATCTTGTTCCTTCTTTTTCATGCCAGTAGGATATCTAGCCACTGCACTGAACTAGAATAGTGTTTTTCTTATATTTGATATTACTGTACCTCTTCCTTTTGTGCTGAGAAACTCTAGTTTTATCTACTACTTCAGTACTTGAAGTAGCCATGGTTTTATATACAGCTTTTTCCTAGTGCTAGGCACTAAGGCGGCACTAAGGCAGTCGGTAGAATATGTCATGGGCATATAATCTTATTAACTCATAATAATATTAATACCATGTTGCAGGAGTCTAGTGTTTCTTGCACATGTAAAAAACCGAGTAAGAATCTGTTTGACTGACAGATTGTTTGCTTATACAGGGCTCCAGAGTTTGATCTACACCTAGAAGATGAAGAAATTTCAATTTGATGCAATAAATTTCATATCAAACAACATCTCAACTCACTTTTCTCGAAGATTTTCACTTCAAGGCTTGAATTTGGAGATAATAAGACCATCTCTCATATCAAACAACATCGCAACAAACAACATCTCAACTCACTTTTCTCGAAGATTTTCACGTTAAGGCTCAACTCACTTTTCTCGAAGATTTTCACGTTAAGGCTTCAATTTGGAGATGCCAAGACTGTCTCTCATATCAAACAACATCGCAACTCACGGCTAGTCTTGCGTTTTGTTTAATAATCTTCTAATATCGTTTTTTTCAGTAATCCTCTAATATCTCATCTCTTATGCTAGTCTAGAGACGACATAAGCACAAAAACACACGTTATGTTACTCATGTACATTTCCTCAAATAAACTTTATTAGCTTAGTGTTGTGTACTACTACATCAATAGAACAAGAATACAACATCAAAATTTATAGGTCTGATGTGCTATCTCAATCGAAATGAAGCATCTAAGATCGCAACCTTCTCATACTTTCATCATGGCAAGGATCATGCATGTCACCTCTCCTTTGAGCAGCAAAGTCAAGCATGCATAGATCAATAATCCTTTTAACAGAGGAACCTGCGAAGTTATGAATTATGGTGAtttccactggtggagaaaccctttgtagtccggttcgtaacccccctttagtcccggtttccaaaccgggagtaccaatccgggactaaagatcgctatctttagtcccgggtgaaataaccgggagtaaagatcgatctttagtcccggttggtaggctcagccacgtggccggctgagccatctttagtcccggttggtgttaccaaccgggactaaagatagagctgaccttttttttttttgcatgcccctgttgctgcatggtttatatatatatatatataaaccatgcatatatatgtttcaatacatatatatgcatacatatatatatgtatttatacatatatatgttatgcaaatgcatatgtatatagatatatatatgaacacaatatatttacattatagaaaatgtgtacacatgcatatagaaacatatgtagtcatgtattaattacaatccattatatgtcctagctagctacgattttgacgtagtagtactcgctgctagctcagaagctaaggaccggtgaattgtgtttccgtcgtagtagaattcacccttgggatcaaggatttcttcgttgatgaatcccatgagttgttcttgaaccgccgcgataaattccttgtgtgtggtcaggttatccctcatgcgaataaactatatgaatgtatgaaattgattagtaattaaacaagaaatcgctacgtaatgaaattttgaatttatttgtacgtacatcgagctctcttgtggtgatgatttggtctgcaaggcagtggcaatactcgcacacgtaatagccgcacaagttagttccctgcttttgctttgcgcactacaaataaatgacaaacaacgagagatctaattaatatacacttgtatgtatttgaatcggagaaatataaatgtagagcatgtgtactcacaggaaatttgaacttccgcctaagtctttctctccatttgccgcggaccaaatgacggaaccgataccaagccctacatggagtttaaagctatgattcgtagtagcaattaacataacaagattttcttaattaacaaaggaacttatgatggtacctgtctataagttcgaaaaccttgtcaaacgtagactcttttttatccattgagtcatatacgttgacggtgcaggcctccaggtcgatgagtaaaagcacccagtggaatctgcaatgtgcgtgggatgcattacatatgaaacacttagcaagttcgtacgggaatgaaatttggtatgtaggaagacagtaaaattaaactaactctgtgttgtatggcaacagtatgaacgtcttgtaatgctgcgccttcaggagatggacgagattgtcctctgtttcttgtggatattggtcgagcattgcgacgtttactttccgagggtcgatgaatccagtatcgaaaaccctccgccgtcgggccctttgaatctccattctacaacgataaaagggagtatattattttctatggtctacttatatacaaggacctaattaattaaaggagacgtatagtaagaaatctaactgaacgatatacttacaaaatccagcaactcataatagagacgtcgagggcgtccagctggtatagttcgtagattcccctgaaattgatccagagaatgtcatctccttgcaagaagtccgtgtccctgatcctcgctccgatcatctctctaccggtggcgctcatctccatgtacagctgatggaacttgtacatttgtgtgggtagggactgcagcagctcaggcttaacaagcggtttaccgagttcgtacatgtatttcacttccgccttttcgattggtgcgactcctagcaattgatccgtagttagaccggtgtcagtaataaattgttctatcgtcatttctttaccggtcaccaacggctcgatctcctggtttggttgctctccaagctgagggactggtttggactttccagaagatgctttcttcagcgttcgctcatagtccgatagcttgatggcctccttgacagatgcagacatacccctgaagaagttcctgacactggggtctataggaatcttcttttctggacttcgaggcttgaattgtctcttgacttctgatgcaacgtaagcgtcaagctcctcttgcgtgcaatcgtaccccgggtccttgttcttggcggcgtcaactttcgccttctttgttgcccttatgtgggcaagcggtggagctgggggggcccttgactttgaaggtgccggaagaggagcttgcgggggagtaggtgtaggagcacgaggaggagtcggtgcaggatcctgaggagtcgatgctggagcctgaggtggagacggtgctggcggagcatgaggaggagacggtgcaggatcctgaggaggagatggcggagccggaggagatggtgcacgagacgccgcttgtcgcccagggaggatgatgtaccgcctgcgccatagaataatggcatggcatgtgtctcgtagatgcgtctcaccgtctcctccagggtaatccagctcgaggtcctcgtacgcgccttcgaccaactcaacttcgaccttggagtatcctgctggaatcggcctgcagtggtaagtacctgaagggtccgttgggatggccatgcccgacgccaccttcatgttgtgagagattatttattagtaatcaacatatataagcagcaactagcggaatggctaaatcttacctttattgataagttcttcaaaggaatatgcagctcacatggtgtccgctgagtgatgtcatcaacgggacaggtcgattcgtcctgtgtttgcatggcgtccatgctctgtgatcctacctgccccgttgaggcgcagctgctacggtttcctgacgggctcaccattgcaggaggaatggtcggctggggatcatgggaccgatgtgcggccatgcgttcatcaaccttccttgccacctcctcttgcatgttgagttcgtagctcgatacccggaactctaggtctgcaatcttcgcctcggtatctctcttgctcctcatccgactcctgtacgtgtggatgtcctccttgaaaccaatcttccaaggaatcacccctttccctcgagttcgtcctggatgct
Above is a window of Oryza sativa Japonica Group chromosome 10, ASM3414082v1 DNA encoding:
- the LOC4348006 gene encoding uncharacterized protein; translation: MGEDSVARHRPHSCSPETSPPPPPRSPADDDDLLSEILLRLPPQPSSLLRASLVCKRWRRLVAGPVFLRRFRAHHHRSPPLLGFFIDDYGDALFTPTLDPPNRITAERLSLRQGPGERLSFLGCRHALALLLNRPRLEALVWDPVTGRRRAVAFPPEFAINQGDFVRGGR